In Burkholderia lata, the DNA window ATCGCGCCCTCCTTCGTCAATCGCACTCCGCACGTCGCGATCCCATCCGAGCCGGCCGCGACGCGTCGGACATGCCTCCTACGAGTGTAGTGCGCGAAACCGCCCAACCGGCGCCGGCAGCGGGTTCGCCCTCATATCGGAAACGCGCGGGCATGCACGACTTACTCGCCCCAATATCCGGGCTGTTCGTAGGTGTGCTTCAGGTAATCGAGAAACAGCCGCACGCGCAACGGCAGATGCCGGCGTTGCGGAAACACCGCATGGATGCCGATCGGCGGGGCCGCGAATGCGTCGAGCACGCTGACGAGCCGGCCGGCCGCGATGTCGTCGCCGACCTCCCACCACGAGCGCCATGCGAGCCCGTGGCCGTCGAGGCACCACTCGTGCAGCACCGCGCCGTCCGAGCATTCCATCGTGCCGTTCACGCGGATCGACACGACCTTGTCGTCCTCCTGGAACGCCCAGCCGCGTTGCTGGTTCGCGTTTGCCGCGAGCGCGAGGCAGTTGTGCCTCGCCAGCTCGGCGAGCGTGGCCGGCGTGCCGCGCCGTGCCAGGTACGCGGGAGAAGCGACGCACACGCGGCGATTCTCGCCGAGCTTCAGCGACACGAGCGACGAGTCGGGCAGCTCGCCGAGCCGCACCGCGCAATCGAACCCCTCGTTGACGAGGTCGACCATCCGGTCGGACAGGTCGAGCGTGACCGACACGTCCGGATGGCCGACGCTGAATTCGGGCACGAGCGGTGCAACGTGCCGCCGGCCAAAACCGGCCGGCGCGGAAATGCGCAGGTGGCCGCTCGCCTTGACGCCGCCGGCGGACACGCTCGCCTCCGCGTTCTGCATGTCGTTGATGACGCGCTGGCAATCCTCCAGGAACGCCGAGCCCTCGAACGTCAGCGTGAGCTTGCGCGTCGTGCGCACCAGCAGCTTGACGCCGAGCCGCTCTTCAAGTGCGTCGAGGCGGCGGCCGATGATCGCCGGTGCGACGCCTTCCGCGTGCGCGGCCGCCGACAGGCTGCCCTTCGCCGCGACCGCGGCGAACGTTTCGATCTGCTTGAACCGGTCCATGACTCGCAGGGGCGGCATTGCCGCCCTTCAAATAGCTTAAACCGCTCAAGATTAGGTATATGAAAGTAAAAGATCAAGTGATGTTTAGCGTCTTTTTTAGCACATACGATCACGAATAGAATTCACCTGACCTCTGAAACTGGAGCGCAAGGCTATGTCGGCCACAACGACACTCTCCTCTCCCGACGCAATCCTCTTCGACGCATTCGGCACGTTGTTTGACGTGCGTGCGGTCCTGGCCGCGGCGGAGCAGATGTTTCCCGGTCACGGGGAACGGTTGTCGCAGCTGTGGCGACGCAAGCAAATCGAATACTCGCAGTTGCGCACGCTCGCCGATCCGGCCGGTGCGCGCTATCGCCCGTTCCGGGACATCACGCTCGATGCGCTGCGGTTCGCCGCGCGCCGGCTCGGGCTCGCGCTGAACAGCGCGGCCGAGAAGCGGTTGATGGACGAATACGCATGCTTGTCCACCTATCCCGATACGGTGCCCGCGCTGCGCAAGCTGCGCGCGCTCGACCCGCGCCCGCCGCTCGGCATCCTGTCGAACGGCACGCCGCAGATGCTGGACATCGCGATCAAGAGCGCCGGCATGTCCGGACTGTTCGATCGCGTGCTGTCGGCCGACACCGTGCGCGCGTACAAGCCGAGCCCGGCCGCCTACGCGCTCGGCACCGACGCGTTCGGACCGAACCGGCGCGGCATCGTGTTCGTGTCGTCGAACGCTTGGGACGTCGCCGGCGCCGTCTGGTTCGGCTACACGACGTTCTGGCTCAACCGCACGGGCGCGCCCGCCGAAGAACTCGGCGCGCCGCCCGACGGCACCGGCACCGGCATGGCCGACCTGCTCGCATTCCTCGCCACCCCGGCTCCGTCCGGCAGACCCGCAAACCGCACGCGCCCCAGCCCGGGTGCATGACGTTCGCAGCGCTGCCGCCTTCCCCCTTCACCGAAACCGCAACTGACCGACCAAGGAGATGAGACTCATGAGCACCCCGATCACGCTGCCGCAAGGCATGGCGATCACCGGCGAAATCAAGCCGGGTTACGAAGCAATCCTGACGCCTGAAGCGCTCGAACTCGTCGCAGCGCTGCACCGCACGTTCGAGCCGCGCCGCCAGGCGCTGCTGCAGGCGCGCGTGGAGCGCACGAAACGCCTCGACGCGGGCGAACGCCCCGACTTCCTGGCCGAGACGAAGGCGATCCGCGAAGGCGACTGGAAGGTCGCGCCGCTGCCGGCCGACCTGCAATGCCGTCGTGTCGAGATCACGGGCCCCGTCGAGCGCAAGATGATCATCAACGCGCTGAACTCGGGCGCGGATTCGTACATGACGGACTTCGAGGATTCGAACGCGCCGAGCTGGACGAACCAGATCGACGGCCAGATCAACCTGAAGGACGCGGTGCGCCGCACGATCTCGCTCGAGCAGAACGGCAAGTCGTACCAGCTGAACGACAAGGTCGCGACGCTGATCGTGCGTCCGCGCGGCTGGCACCTCGACGAGAAGCACGTGACGGTCGACGGCCAGCGCGTCTCCGGCGGCATTTTCGATTTCGCGCTGTTCCTGTTCCACAACGCGAAGGAACTGCTCGCGCGCGGCTCGGGCCCGTACTTCTACCTGCCGAAGATGGAGAGCCATCTCGAGGCACGCCTGTGGAACGACATCTTCGTCGCCGCGCAGGAAGGCGTCGGCGTGCCGCGCGGCACGATCCGCGCGACGGTGCTGATCGAGACGATCCTCGCCGCGTTCGAGATGGACGAGATCCTGTACGAACTGCGCGAACACAGCTCGGGCCTGAACGCCGGCCGCTGGGACTACATCTTCTCGGCCATCAAGAAGTTCAAGAACGACCGCGACTTCTGCCTCGCCGAGCGTTCGAAGATCACGATGACCGTGCCGTTCATGCGCGCGTATGCGCTGCTGCTGCTGAAGACCTGCCACAAGCGCAACGCGCCGGCGATCGGCGGGATGAGCGCGCTGATCCCGATCAAGAACGATCCGGAAGCGAACGACAAGGCGATGGGCGGCGTGCGCTCGGACAAGCAGCGCGACGCGACCGACGGCTACGACGGCGGCTGGGTCGCGCACCCGGGCCTCGTGCCGATCGCGATGGAAGAGTTCGTCAAGGTGCTCGGCGACAAGCCGAACCAGATCGCGAAGCAGCGCGACGACGTGCAGGTCGAAGGCAAGAACCTGCTCGACTTCCAGCCCGAAGCGCCGATCACCGAAGCCGGCCTGCGCAACAACATCAACGTCGGCATCCACTACCTCGGCGCATGGCTCGACGGCAACGGCTGCGTGCCGATCCACAACCTGATGGAAGATGCGGCCACGGCCGAAATCTCCCGCTCGCAGGTGTGGCAATGGATCCGCTCGCCGAAGGGTGTGCTCGACGACGGCCGCAAGGTCACCGCCGAACTCGTGCGTGAACTCTCGAAGGCCGAGCTGGACAACGTGAAGCGCTCGGTCGGCGGCAACACGCAGCCGTACGAGCGCGCCGCGGCGATCTTCGAGCAGATGTCGACGTCGGAAGGCTTCACCGAATTCCTGACGCTGCCGCTGTACGAGGAAATCTGACGTCGCTGCCCGCTACGATCGGAGCCGGCCCTGCGTCGGCGCCGGTCGGATGCGATGACGGCATCAAAAAAAGCGCCCCGAGGGGCGCTTTTTCATTTGCGGCAGGATCGGATACCGCGGCTGCCACGCGACCGGTCAGATGGCTTCCCGCTCGCGCCGGTGCTGAACCCAGTCGCCCGACGCAATGCGCGGATGCCCGGCTATCGCGTGCGCGGCGACCGGATAGTAAAGGCACGCGTACTGCCGGCCGCCGAGCTCGACGGTCACGTCTTCCGGCTTGAACAGCGAGTCGACGCCCGGATACACGCGCTCGATCTCGTCGAGCACGGGAACGAGCAGGTCGTCGACTTCGTAGACGTCGCCCCAGACCAGCGACTTGCCGGCCGACCCGGCAATCATTCCCGGATACGTACCGAAATCGTACAGTTCGCCCAGCAACGCGGCGGCGCCGAGCAGCGTCGGCGCGGCGATCCCGTGCCTGGCAGCCGCGTGGCCGATGTCGTTGGCCTCCCCGTTTCTCAGGGTGCCGTAGACGAATACGTAACGCATCGTGGTTCTCCTCTTTGATTCGTATGTTGCCGTGCTCGCGCGCGATTCGTGGCGAAATCGCCCGCGCATCGATAGACCACGATACCGGCCCGATGGTTCGAACCCGCACGCGCGCCCGGCCCCGCGGCGGTCCCGAAATCGCCTGGTGCCCACACAAAGTTCATTTGAACGCGGCATGATCGCCCGACAAACCGCCGCATGCGCTTTCGCGGCGCCTTCTACAATAACGGCATCGCCGCCGCGCTGCCCGAATCGTTCATGAACCCGCCGTTCCAAGCCGACGTACCGAATCCGTACGTCATCGACATTCCGCCCGAATTCGCGCCGACCGCCGTCCATCCGATGCGCGTGCGCGCACGGCAGGTCAATACCGGGTATCGCATCCCGCTGCATACGCATGCGTGGGCGCAGCTCGCGTACGCATCGCGCGGCGTGCTGCGCGTCGCGACCACCGGCACGACCTGGATGGTGCCGCCGTCCCGCGCGATCTGGGTGCCGCCGCGCGTGACGCACGAGGTCGTGATCGTCGAAGAGGCGTATCTGCGCACGCTGTATATCGATGAGTCGATCGTGCCGGAGGGGCTCGACGCGTGCCGCGTCGTCGAAGTGACGGGGCTGCTGCGCGAACTGATCGTCGCACTCGACGCGCGCGACCTGAGTACCCCGCGCGAGCGCCTGCTGTGCGGGCTGGTGCTCGACGAGCTGACCCACGCCGAACCGCTGCCGCTCGCCGTGCCGATGCCCGACGAAAAAAGGCTGCGCATGCTGTGCGAAGCGGTCCTCGCGCACCCGGCGCACGCGGAGTCGCTCGAGCATTGGGCCAGTGAGGTCGGCGCGAGCACACGCACGATTTCGCGGCTCTTCAAGCAGGAACTGGGGGTGAGCTTTTCGCAGTGGCGCCAACAGGCGCTGCTGGCGCGGGCCATTCCGCTGCTGAACCAGGGACGCCCGCTGTCGCATATCGCGCGCGAACTCGGCTACCAGAGCCAGAGCGCCTTTTCGGCGATGTTCCGGCGTGCCTTCGGCGAAAGCCCGCGCGCATTCATGCTGCGCGGCTACGAGCATCGCGGCCCGGAAGGCAGCCTCGCGGACGACGAAACCCCGGACGACGACACGATCGACGCTGTCCGCTGAACGCCCGGCTACGGATCGTCAGGTCATCACACCGGCCGCACCATGTGGCGGATCGAGCCAAGTTGCGCGAGCCGCGACCCGGCAACCTGATAGCCCATGCGCAAGTAGAGACGCGCGGCAGGATTGTCGACGAACACGCGCAGTTGCAGTTCATGCAGCCCGCGCGCACGCGCCCAGCGGTGCGACATGTCGAGCATGTAGGTGCCGGCGCCGTGCCCGCGATGGCCGGCCGCGATCTGGACGTCGCGGATGTGCAGCGAGTCGCCCTCTTCGGTCACACGCAGCACGCCGATGCGCTCACCGTCGGCCTCGAGGATGAAGTTCTCGGATTCGCGCCAACTGGCGTAAAACAGGTCGCTGCGCCACACGAGCCCATGGCGCTTGTAATAGCCGCCCATGTTGCCGTGCGTCAGCGCTTCGGCAAACGGAAAATCGCCGGCTTCCGCGGGCCGGAGCTGATACAGGAGTCGCAGGTCGGTCGGATCGAGCATCACGCAGGGGTCAAGAACGCATCCCGCCACGATAGCGCAGTCGCGTGCGGATGCAATCGCGGATTTCTCGTAGCGGCTCGACGCCGGATGACCGGCGGTTACGCGCCCGCCGGCGAGCGCAA includes these proteins:
- a CDS encoding LysR family transcriptional regulator; translation: MDRFKQIETFAAVAAKGSLSAAAHAEGVAPAIIGRRLDALEERLGVKLLVRTTRKLTLTFEGSAFLEDCQRVINDMQNAEASVSAGGVKASGHLRISAPAGFGRRHVAPLVPEFSVGHPDVSVTLDLSDRMVDLVNEGFDCAVRLGELPDSSLVSLKLGENRRVCVASPAYLARRGTPATLAELARHNCLALAANANQQRGWAFQEDDKVVSIRVNGTMECSDGAVLHEWCLDGHGLAWRSWWEVGDDIAAGRLVSVLDAFAAPPIGIHAVFPQRRHLPLRVRLFLDYLKHTYEQPGYWGE
- a CDS encoding haloacid dehalogenase type II, giving the protein MSATTTLSSPDAILFDAFGTLFDVRAVLAAAEQMFPGHGERLSQLWRRKQIEYSQLRTLADPAGARYRPFRDITLDALRFAARRLGLALNSAAEKRLMDEYACLSTYPDTVPALRKLRALDPRPPLGILSNGTPQMLDIAIKSAGMSGLFDRVLSADTVRAYKPSPAAYALGTDAFGPNRRGIVFVSSNAWDVAGAVWFGYTTFWLNRTGAPAEELGAPPDGTGTGMADLLAFLATPAPSGRPANRTRPSPGA
- the aceB gene encoding malate synthase A is translated as MSTPITLPQGMAITGEIKPGYEAILTPEALELVAALHRTFEPRRQALLQARVERTKRLDAGERPDFLAETKAIREGDWKVAPLPADLQCRRVEITGPVERKMIINALNSGADSYMTDFEDSNAPSWTNQIDGQINLKDAVRRTISLEQNGKSYQLNDKVATLIVRPRGWHLDEKHVTVDGQRVSGGIFDFALFLFHNAKELLARGSGPYFYLPKMESHLEARLWNDIFVAAQEGVGVPRGTIRATVLIETILAAFEMDEILYELREHSSGLNAGRWDYIFSAIKKFKNDRDFCLAERSKITMTVPFMRAYALLLLKTCHKRNAPAIGGMSALIPIKNDPEANDKAMGGVRSDKQRDATDGYDGGWVAHPGLVPIAMEEFVKVLGDKPNQIAKQRDDVQVEGKNLLDFQPEAPITEAGLRNNINVGIHYLGAWLDGNGCVPIHNLMEDAATAEISRSQVWQWIRSPKGVLDDGRKVTAELVRELSKAELDNVKRSVGGNTQPYERAAAIFEQMSTSEGFTEFLTLPLYEEI
- a CDS encoding gamma-glutamylcyclotransferase family protein → MRYVFVYGTLRNGEANDIGHAAARHGIAAPTLLGAAALLGELYDFGTYPGMIAGSAGKSLVWGDVYEVDDLLVPVLDEIERVYPGVDSLFKPEDVTVELGGRQYACLYYPVAAHAIAGHPRIASGDWVQHRREREAI
- a CDS encoding AraC family transcriptional regulator, translating into MNPPFQADVPNPYVIDIPPEFAPTAVHPMRVRARQVNTGYRIPLHTHAWAQLAYASRGVLRVATTGTTWMVPPSRAIWVPPRVTHEVVIVEEAYLRTLYIDESIVPEGLDACRVVEVTGLLRELIVALDARDLSTPRERLLCGLVLDELTHAEPLPLAVPMPDEKRLRMLCEAVLAHPAHAESLEHWASEVGASTRTISRLFKQELGVSFSQWRQQALLARAIPLLNQGRPLSHIARELGYQSQSAFSAMFRRAFGESPRAFMLRGYEHRGPEGSLADDETPDDDTIDAVR
- a CDS encoding GNAT family N-acetyltransferase gives rise to the protein MLDPTDLRLLYQLRPAEAGDFPFAEALTHGNMGGYYKRHGLVWRSDLFYASWRESENFILEADGERIGVLRVTEEGDSLHIRDVQIAAGHRGHGAGTYMLDMSHRWARARGLHELQLRVFVDNPAARLYLRMGYQVAGSRLAQLGSIRHMVRPV